GTTCTCATGCAGACTGAGGGTGATCTTTCTGAACTATTTGACTTCTGTAAATCTACTTGCAttctaaatatttgtattaattgGTTCCTGATGGACccttccacctctgctgctccACAACTCATATGCTTGTCAGTTGTCTTACTGATCAGACAAGGGCCTTCAAGATGAAGTGGGTAGGATTTGTCAAAGCTTAGTGCTTTACGTCATGATTTAGTTTTCTTTACACTTACAGCAAAACTTTGATTGTATGGGGGAAATGTCGCAGATTCTTGTTGGCCAACTGATGTTGTTCCCATGCTTCTGTCTGCATACTGCAAAGTATTATTAATGTGCACTGctgaaaaactgagaaatttCACATTTAGACATTTAAACAGGGATACCTGGAGTTGAAATCACCATAGCTCAATTTAGCAATCTGCAAGTTGGTCCCTAGCCAAAGTTAGTTTTCTAGGCTGCCTTTTTAATTGATAGAGTGGGAGATTCCCCCAATAGTAAAGTGAATTGCCTTCATGTGTCTGGTTTCTGATGAGATTACAAATTACCTTCTGGTGCCACCTTCTCTCTATTGACTATAGAGAAAACTAGACATCTGTCTTTCAGTAGTAAAGTTGTAGGCAAGGCACTCtgtataaaatgtaaaatagaaGTTTTGACTGTTAAAATCAGTATGAGTAGGAACCATGCTGCAACTATGCGATACCATCAAGTGATAGAAAATAACGAAGCAAACAATAGAGCATTATATCAGGAAGGTTTGGAAtgtctgctttgtttctgaTTCTGTATGCTTCTGCAGCTGTTAGCGTTGAATACTATTATTTtgtacttcattttcttctggttaGTCTTAGGTAGATATAGgtagtgaaaaataaaaattaacatctAGTCCTGAAAATTCTCCTTAAATACTAactgctgccaaaaaaaaaaaaaaaaatgcaaattgagAGCAGAGGAGTAGCCTCTTCCAAGCATTTTCATCAATGCTAACATGGAGTGTCTTACATTCATGTAAGTTTTCATGGTATGTTTTAGTCGTTGTTTCCTGTtgagagaaatgggaaaatgagtAAATCATGACAGTAGAATTTAGAAAAGGTACTATCTCTTGGAAGCAGCAAAAAGACAAGGTATTTAAGCTGACCTTCCTGGGTATATTATTAGCCAGCTTAGCCTCAGTAGGAGTCCTTGTAAGGTGAGTGCACATGACAGTAAAGTGCTAATCGCAGATCCCGTTTCACCGTTATAAGTCCTGAATATCTTCATTTTACTGGTACCAGTGACAGTGTGTCAGCCTAGTATGACATACCCAACTGGACAGTCATTTGTCTGATATGCTGAATTTAATTAATACCTAGACTTTCTGTTATACTGTGCTATCtcaatttttgtaaaaataaaattgtaactCAACTGCAGGAGAAATGGCATTATACTTACTCTTTTCTGGTTATGAGAGAACACAATTTAAAGAATGtaatcatttgcttttttctcttttgaagcaTCTAGCTACTTTGGGAGTGTAGGACTCTACAAAGGAGAATGCAGTGTAGTTTTCCAAAGTGTTAGCACCATATAGTAAATactgacaatttaaaaaatatttttattctgtctgaGCCTATGTTCTGGTACTGGTATTTGAGCATTGTGTGGGAGTTGTTACTTACCTCCATTTGCTGCTGAGGATGAACCATTCCCATGTCTCTGGGTTGGAATAAGGgatctgaaagaaataaagtgaTAGAAAAAGTTTCCTTCTCTCACAGCTTCCTGCTTGGGGGTTGGATGATCTGTGTGCTTGTGGAGAGTCTGTAGGAGATACAAATAGTTTCTCTTCCTGGAAATTGAACGTTAGACAGAACAGGTTGTTCAAGGATTTTATTGATGTCTACGTAGCGTGGGAGTCCATGAATGAGAGCGTGTGTTTGTGTGCGTACTCTCTTCGAATCCCAGTCCGCTCTCTCCTGCCTTCACACCTCTATCAGAATGGCAGGGTTGAGACTGTTACTGTATCTatggttttatttgtattttaaagtaagaCTGCATTAGCAGATCTGTTGAGAAAATCTTGGTTTTGATACAGACACTGACTTTTGATAGAAATTTCTGATGAAGAATTAGCTAGCATTCAGTCCATCTCTTGCTAAATTAGAATCGTTAAGAAATAAGAACAGAGCTGTGGGGAGGAGACATCACCAAATAAGGcattcttttttggttttgtttctgagtATACAATAAAAAGGCATATGGAGAGACTATTTTGCATATTATGTATGTGAATAAGGTGTTGCATGTAAAACTAACCACGTGTGTTAGGGGTCCTATGTGTTGAATCATAAGCAGTGAGAAGGCGAAAGTGTGGAACAGACATTTAACAAGACAATATActaaaatgctattttctgtgttgttatCAGGTCTCAAAAGTCTCTGTGATACAGACAGAAGTGTTTTAACAACCCTTTTAAAAGTACTTTCTCTATATTTTGCTTcatagtttattttttcatcctCAGGTTGAATGCACATTTTGAGGTGAATCTTGATTGCTCAGTCTCTCGAGCAGAAATGTACTCTGAATACCTCTCTACCTGTAGTAAATTAGCTCGAGGTGGAATCCTAACGTCAACTGGATTTTATAAATGTCTGCGGTAAGACAAAAATTTGTGCAACAATAAAGAAGCAATTGTATGTGCTCAGTACTAACCTGTAGCTTTAGATTTCTTTGAGAAAAGATCTACCGAGTTGAGTTTGAAAGACATCCAGTTTTGGAATTTCAAGTGAAACAAATGTTCAgagtttgtttaattttctttcgTTCTATTTCAGGATCTTTGATAGGGTTCCTTCTCTGCTTGTagtcctttttaattcttttcaaagTAGTTTTTGGAGGTATTGTAGTTTTCACTTTGCAATACAGCAGGATTCTCCAATAGCATCTGAATACTCATCATTGAGGACTAACAGGTCCACCAGATAGTTGGCCAAGATCTCATACAAGCAAAGATGCAGGCATTAGTGCAGTTACTCTGCACACAAGAGCAGttagttaaaacaaaaatattgtaagACAATTGAGTTATTGTGTTTATTAACATAGATTTATGTTTTGTTTGGCAGAACTGTCTTTCCAAATCATACAGTGAAGAGAGTAGAAGATCCAAGTAACAATGGTCAAGCACATATACATGTGGTAGGAGTGAAAAGGAGAGCTATACCACTTCCCATTCAGATGTACTATCAGCAGCAACCAACGTCGTCTACCCCAATTGTCCGGGTTGATTCAATTCCTGATGTGTCTTCGTCTCCTTCGCcagcaggtttttaaaataattcaatatCAAGTATTTTGCATTGATTCTGAAATGACaataaaagacaaaagtttttgaaaatattttgcaagtgTTAGAAGTCAGGGCCacatgttttgattttattcaATAATGTGTTGCATTATTGAATAAATACAATAGTATTGCAGTATGTACTTGCATGCCATTCTCGTATTTGATGTGTAACCCACAAACTTGTCAGTCAGCAGACAAGCCATTGTTACTGTATCATTAATTCAGATGCAGTATAGCTGAGAAGGGAAACTGCTTCATATAGAATTAGGCATTCAAGccttggatttttaaaaattcgtTATTGCTTCCAAActtttactgtgtttatttcAACAGGAATCCCGCATGGGCTACCAAGCGTAGGAAATCACTATCAGAGGACCCCTATTAACCAGTCTTCAACTTTGACAGCAACACAGATGTCTTTTCCAATTCAAGGTGTTCATACTGTGGCACAGACTGTTTCTAGAATTCCACAAAATCCTTCTCTTCATACACAGCAGCAAAATGCTCCAGTGACTGTTATACAGAATAAAGGTCCAATACCCTGTGAAGTAGTGAAGGCCACAGTAATACAGAGCTCTGTTCCCCAGTCTGGTGTTCCTGTTACTATTGCTGTAGGAGGAGCACCGCAAGCTTCTAATCAAAATCACAGCACCACAGGACAACAGCCGTCTGTTACTGTTGTTAGTTCTCAGACGTTGCTTCACCACCAACCTGTAATTCAACAACAGTCTCCACTGCATGCAGTGGTACCAGGACAGATACCTTCAGGCACTCCTGTTACGGTAATTCAGCAAGCTGTACCTCAGGGTCATATATTTGGCAGAGTACAAAACATACCAGCATGCAGTTCAGCAGTTTCACAGGGTCAACAGCTAATCAGCACATCATCACAACCTGGGCAGACATCATCTCAGCAGTCTTCTGCTGGCAACCAGCAACAAGATACAGTCATCATAGCACCACAGCAGTACGTCACAACCTCTGCATCTAACATGGTTTCTGCAACCACAGTTCAAAATTTCCAAGTAGCAGCTGGGCAGGTGGTTACAATTGCAGGTGTCCAAAACCCACCAACATCTAGGGTAGGATTTCAGAATATTGCACCAAAGCCTCTGCCGTCTCAGCAAGTTCCACCTGGTGTGGTGCAGCAGCCgatgcagccacagcagcagcctccacCACCATCCCAGCAAAGTGTAGTGATTGTAAGCCAACCAGCTCAGCAAGGTCAAACGTATGCACCAGCCATTCATCAAATAGTGCTTGCTAACCCAGCTTCTCTTCCCGCTGGTCAAACCGTCCAGTTGACTGGACAGCCGAGCATTACTCCATCTTCTTCACCATCCCCCAGTCCGGTTACAAATAATCAAGTCCCTACAGTTATGTCACCTTCATCTACCACTCCTCAGTCACAAGGACCCCCTCCTACTGTCAGCCAGATGCTTTCTGtaaagaggcagcagcagcagcaacattcACCAGCATCATCGCAGCAGCAGGTACAGGTACAACAACCGATACAAATGCAAGTTCAGTCACAACAAGCTAATACAGGAGTTGGCCAACCTAACTCTGGTGAGTCTAGTCTGATAAAACAACTGCTTCTTCCAAAAAGAGGCCCCTCAACTCCAGGGGGGAAGCTTATACTCCCAGCTCCACAGATTCCTCCACCTAACAATGCAAGAGCTCCTAGCCCTCAGGTGGTTTATCAGATGGCCAATAACCAGGCACCAGGTTTTGGAGTTCAAGGACAGTctccagctcagcagctgctaGTTGGACAGCAAAATGTTCAGCTGGTCCCGGGTGCAATGCAGCCCCAAGGGGCAGTACAAACAGTACCCATTTCTAATTTACAGATATTGCCGGGCCAGTTGATCTCAAACAGCCCAGCAACTATTTTCCAAGGGACTACTGGCAACCAGGTTACGATAACAGTTGTGCCAAATACGAGTTTTGCAACTGCAACTGTGAGTCAGGGAAATGCAACTCAAATCATTGCTCCAGCAGGAATTGCAGTGAGTGGAGCACAGACAGGAGTTGGGCTACAGGTGCAAACACTTCCAGCTACTCAAGCACCTTCAGCTGGACAATCACCGTGTACTGCTGCTCCCCCGTTCAAAGGTGATAAAATAATTTGccaaaaggaggaagaagcaaagGAAGCAACAGGTTTACACATTCATGAACGTAAAATTGAAGTTATGGAGAATCCTTCCTGCCGAAGAGGAGCTGCAAATGCCAGCAATGgggatgcaaaagaaaatgaaatgcaggtGGGAAGTCTTTTAAATGGGAGAAAGTATAGTGACTCCAGTCTACCTCCTTCTAACTCAGGGAAAACTCAGAATGAGGCCAATCAGTGCTCACAAGTCAGTAATGGGCCATCATTAGAAATGGGTGAGAACGGAGCTCCTGGAAAGCAGAACTTTGAACAAATGGACGCACAGGAAATTAAAAGTGATTTGAAGAAGCCCCTAGTTAATGGAATCTGTGATTTTGATAAAGGAGATGGTTCTCATTTGAGCAAAAACATTCCAAATCACAAAACTTCCAATCATGTAGGAAATGGTGAGATATCTTCAGTGGAACAACAAGGGAATTTGGATGCCACGCAGCAAGATACTGCCAAAGGTGATCAAGGGGAAAGAATTTCTAATGGGCCTGTATTAACTTTGAGTAGTTCACCTGTTGTAAGCGGTACACAGGAGGCTGCAAAACTGTTAACCCAGCAACTTAGTGGTACCAACACTGATTTACCTAATGGACCTCTAGCTTCAAGTTTGAATTCAGATGTGCCTCAGCAACGCCCAAGTGTAGTTGTCTCACCACAATCTACAGCCTCTGTTATACAGGGGCATCAAATCATAGCAGTTCCACACTCAGGACCTAGAGTGTCCCAGTCTACCCTGTCATCCGAAGTTCGGTCTACTAATGGCACAGCAGAATGCAAAACTGTAAAGAGGCCAGCAGAGGATAATGACAGGGAAACTGTTCCAGGAATTCCAAATAAAGTAGGAGTTAGAATTGTTACAATCAGTGACCCCAACAATGCTGGTTGCAGTGCAACTATGgttgctgtgccagctggagcGGATCCAAGCACTGTAGCGAAAGTAGCAATAGAAAGTGCTGttcaacaaaagcagcagcatccaaCCACGTATATACAAAGCATGGTCACACAGGTATGTTGCAATgttctttttatgtttattcCAACTGTGATTCTGACTAATGCTGTGAAATAATGGGGGTGAA
Above is a genomic segment from Nyctibius grandis isolate bNycGra1 chromosome 5, bNycGra1.pri, whole genome shotgun sequence containing:
- the ARID2 gene encoding LOW QUALITY PROTEIN: AT-rich interactive domain-containing protein 2 (The sequence of the model RefSeq protein was modified relative to this genomic sequence to represent the inferred CDS: deleted 2 bases in 2 codons), which translates into the protein MANSTGKTTADQRRKGLAFLDELRQFHHSRGSPFKKIPVVGGKELDLHALYTRVTTLGGFGKVSEKNQWGEIVEEFNFPRSCSNAAFALKQYYLRYLEKYEKVHHFGEEDDEVQPGNPKPQLPIGAIPTSYNYQQHSVSDYLRQSYGLSMDFNSPNDYNKLVLSLLSGLPNEVDFAINVCTLLSNESKHVMQLEKDPKIITLLLANAGVFDDTLGSFSAVFGEEWKEKTDRDFVKFWKDIVEDIEVRDLISDRSKSQDIPSEEWIWESLFHPPRKLGINDIEGQRVLQIAVILRNLSFEEGNVKLLAANRTCLRFLLLSAHSHFISLRQLGLDTLGNIAAELLLDPVDFKTTHLMFHTVTKCLMSRDRFLKMRGMEILANLCKAEDNGVLICEYVDQESYKEIICHLTLPDVLLVISALEVLYMLTEMGEVACSKIAKVEKSIDTLVCLVSMDIQMFGPDALTAVKLVEHQCVSQQGVPDVRPQVMDHGSSQALATGVAASRTAPHVAPPPGIVEIDSEKFACQWLNAHFEVNLDCSVSRAEMYSEYLSTCSKLARGGILTSTGFYKCLRTVFPNHTVKRVEDPSNNGQAHIHVVGVKRRAIPLPIQMYYQQQPTSSTPIVRVDSIPDVSSSPSPAGIPHGLPSVGNHYQRTPINQSSTLTATQMSFPIQGVHTVAQTVSRIPQNPSLHTQQQNAPVTVIQNKGPIPCEVVKATVIQSSVPQSGVPVTIAVGGAPQASNQNHSTTGQQPSVTVVSSQTLLHHQPVIQQQSPLHAVVPGQIPSGTPVTVIQQAVPQGHIFGRVQNIPACSSAVSQGQQLISTSSQPGQTSSQQSSAGNQQQDTVIIAPQQYVTTSASNMVSATTVQNFQVAAGQVVTIAGVQNPPTSRVGFQNIAPKPLPSQQVPPGVVQQPMQPQQQPPPPSQQSVVIVSQPAQQGQTYAPAIHQIVLANPASLPAGQTVQLTGQPSITPSSSPSPSPVTNNQVPTVMSPSSTTPQSQGPPPTVSQMLSVKRQQQQQHSPASSQQQVQVQQPIQMQVQSQQANTGVGQPNSGESSLIKQLLLPKRGPSTPGGKLILPAPQIPPPNNARAPSPQVVYQMANNQAPGFGVQGQSPAQQLLVGQQNVQLVPGAMQPQGAVQTVPISNLQILPGQLISNSPATIFQGTTGNQVTITVVPNTSFATATVSQGNATQIIAPAGIAVSGAQTGVGLQVQTLPATQAPSAGQSPCTAAPPFKGDKIICQKEEEAKEATGLHIHERKIEVMENPSCRRGAANASNGDAKENEMQVGSLLNGRKYSDSSLPPSNSGKTQNEANQCSQVSNGPSLEMGENGAPGKQNFEQMDAQEIKSDLKKPLVNGICDFDKGDGSHLSKNIPNHKTSNHVGNGEISSVEQQGNLDATQQDTAKGDQGERISNGPVLTLSSSPVVSGTQEAAKLLTQQLSGTNTDLPNGPLASSLNSDVPQQRPSVVVSPQSTASVIQGHQIIAVPHSGPRVSQSTLSSEVRSTNGTAECKTVKRPAEDNDRETVPGIPNKVGVRIVTISDPNNAGCSATMVAVPAGADPSTVAKVAIESAVQQKQQHPTTYIQSMVTQSTPATSIPTVQVQGQQINLQPPSYTAASQHADQMKKPGQNFMCLWQSCKKWFQTPSQVFYHAATEHGGKDVYPGQCLWEGCEPFQRQRFSFITHLQDKHCSRDALLAGLKQDEHGQAGNQKPSNKLPAAGGTASTPRAQKAIVNHPSAALMALRRGSRNLVFRDFTDEKEGPITKHIRLTAALILKNIGKYSECGRRLLKRHENHLSVLAISNMEASSTLAKCLYELNFTVQSKEHEKDCEMLQ